The Podospora pseudopauciseta strain CBS 411.78 chromosome 7 map unlocalized CBS411.78m_7.2, whole genome shotgun sequence genome contains a region encoding:
- a CDS encoding uncharacterized protein (EggNog:ENOG503NXXC) → MDDINGTTMKAHRAANGINGAIKSPALNGHNTVQRRTTGSRGPGWPSWLFSFAARLVAWYSIYAILFWCPATLDACDENSPLVCRPYFQLKNTVTPHLEPYYDAYAAPYVELARPYYNAVDEKVITPAWDYAKQHGAPQVEQARVYGKAQWEKSVQPQITKVQHLAKTQYDHTLAPHLDQLSTAVGPYYEIVRTNSLQTYHEFLLPSYQFAQPYALQAYHATSDFALGTVAPTCAWAWNKTNLFLDSTVWPHLRVIYVENVEPQLVKIGKRLGRYSSSTNGTKKSVPKSAVDSASSFASKTISSFVKPAPSTSSTTSVVASSKSSSTAGRPQAKDAPEAHRSKSSVDPITPPDTAEQVENEDPVRRAARETVAADLKDWQERYAKAVDEGAAEIDNRVQEIAKRMIRRNARITGKALLDQLQEATVSELVLLRGDILDIINAVNDKELGTEDAQEEIVQAVRQAGMAIKDKAQAVRHWREEYETELQASITQAAETHFTVLQGIRDLALQRIGMKWAWTDGITYKDWAKYHLLKSRFDEWKGDLEKLIVTHPNLEAAQVEGANIEDEAMKLAATAAKELGRLKQVANWKLVAGDVTEEFDSTLTQQAAEAVEAARLAATSVVNKAGESAEKAQHAVFDKVAGAYENASEAVVGVKDTVSEKTAEAAQSVGNNNLWAEDSMAGEGDEEPAEAVSAASGEISSVVEPTSEATADVDNSPEPVADDLAHLAASESLVFETPPIVDNVTQIQEDVKADPAPVELLVDEDAAGEEEEAGDAPDTRPVAEAEAAPTVKPALFGAAAQVVPRHSPILDDEEDDEEDMSGAIQVMQDELRSVYSAAMSRANAQYSEALSAVSAQIHGTPLPAHQQMLASVTSAYNKAMASASSRMDVALEAVSTQLRGTPTKTKKNIMPPVVIPTVPVPSVDWARIESIASERLEQGRSWALEQYESAKTAAGLATPTPSTPAEHVNKLLDNARHNYYAGLGLAHARYSEFLSAASAAVSSMTATPTPTDLAGTASSLASVASESAAAAAAAVGESASSAASVASESAASAASAASVAAASAASAASESGASAASVIGSGASSIAAAASAGVSSAASVAGENVSSVAAAGYEQAAAAADYVADGWDVIVTKISIQVYGAPAPTPWYEAFYSGVGEYASSASAAAGDGAGSVTSAAAVASDAAAQRYEAVSALVSELLVGKEPTFSESVVSRLNAAYATGTNVVGSAASAASEVVGEAGEKVRSVGEKVASVASEATEAVKEKVQGHDEL, encoded by the exons ATGGACGACATAAACGGCACCACAATGAAAGCCCACCGGGCTGCGAATGGTATCAACGGCGCCATCAAGTCGCCCGCCTTGAATGGCCACAACACTGTCCAGAGAAGAACTACCGGAAGTCGTGGGCCAGGTTGGCCGTCCTGGTTGTTCAGTTTCGCTGCCAG GTTGGTGGCATGGTATTCGATCTACGCGATTCTGTTCTGGTGCCCAGCTACCCTCGACGCGTGCGATGAAAACTCCCCGCTCGTGTGCAGACCTTACTTCCAGCTCAAGAACACCGTCACCCCACATCTCGAGCCATATTACGACGCATACGCGGCACCGTACGTTGAGCTGGCGCGCCCATACTACAACGCTGTGGACGAAAAGGTCATCACACCAGCCTGGGATTACGCGAAGCAGCATGGTGCCCCGCAGGTTGAGCAGGCCCGTGTCTACGGAAAGGCACAGTGGGAAAAGTCTGTACAGCCTCAAATCACTAAAGTCCAGCATCTGGCCAAGACCCAATACGACCACACCCTCGCGCCACATCTCGACCAGCTCTCGACCGCGGTTGGGCCATACTACGAGATCGTGCGAACCAACTCTCTCCAGACATATCACGAGTTTCTGTTACCCTCGTATCAGTTTGCTCAGCCCTACGCACTGCAGGCTTATCATGCCACCTCGGACTTTGCGCTGGGAACCGTAGCGCCTACATGTGCCTGGGCGTGGAATAAGACAAATCTCTTCCTTGACAGCACTGTCTGGCCGCATCTGAGAGTCATCTACGTTGAGAATGTGGAGCCCCAGCTTGTCAAGATTGGCAAGCGACTGGGCCGGTatagcagcagcaccaatgGCACCAAAAAGTCAGTTCCTAAGTCGGCAGTAGACTCAGCTTCGAG CTTTGCTTCCAAAACGATATCTTCTTTTGTCAAGCCTgcaccatccacctcctcgaccACCTCTGTTGTTGCCTCGAGCAAGTCTTCTTCCACAGCCGGTCGACCGCAAGCCAAGGACGCTCCAGAAGCCCATCGATCCAAATCCAGCGTCGATCCCATCACTCCTCCCGATACTGCCGAACAAGTCGAGAATGAGGATCCGGTGCGCCGCGCTGCTCGTGAGACGGTGGCTGCAGATCTCAAGGACTGGCAAGAGCGCTACGCCAAAGCCGTGGATGAAGGGGCTGCCGAGATTGACAACCGCGTCCAGGAGATTGCCAAGAGGATGATTCGCCGAAACGCTCGAATTACAGGCAAGGCTCTTCTCGACCAGCTTCAAGAGGCCACAGTCTCTGAGCTGGTACTGCTGCGCGGTGACAttctcgacatcatcaatGCAGTCAACGACAAGGAGCTGGGAACCGAGGACGCACAGGAGGAAATCGTTCAGGCTGTCAGGCAGGCCGGTATGGCTATCAAAGACAAGGCGCAGGCCGTGCGCCACTGGCGTGAGGAGTACGAAACCGAGTTGCAGGCTTCCATCACGCAAGCGGCTGAAACCCACTTCACCGTTCTTCAAGGCATCAGAGATTTGGCACTGCAAAGGATTGGCATGAAGTGGGCCTGGACGGATGGAATCACATACAAGGACTGGGCCAAGTACCACCTGTTGAAGAGCAGATTTGACGAGTGGAAGGGGGATCTGGAGAAGCTCATCGTTACCCACCCGAACCTTGAAGCTGCGCAGGTGGAGGGGGCCAACATCGAGGATGAGGCCATGAAACTGGCCGCCACGGCAGCCAAGGAGCTCGGTCGTTTAAAGCAAGTGGCCAATTGGAAGCTTGTGGCTGGCGATGTGACGGAGGAGTTTGATAGCACCCTGACACAGcaggctgctgaggctgtCGAAGCCGCCAGACTTGCTGCCACCAGCGTGGTCAACAAGGCTGGCGAGTCCGCCGAAAAGGCCCAGCATGCCGTCTTCGACAAGGTGGCGGGAGCGTACGAGAACGCAAGCGAGGCTGTTGTCGGTGTCAAGGACACTGTATCGGAAAAGACAGCTGAGGCTGCCCAATCGGTTGGCAATAACAACTTGTGGGCCGAGGACTCGATGGCTGgtgagggcgatgaggagcCAGCTGAGGCAGTTAGCGCTGCCTCGGGAGAGATCTCCAGCGTTGTTGAGCCCACGTCCGAGGCCACCGCCGATGTCGACAACTCTCCAGAACCAGTTGCTGACGATCTTGCGCATCTTGCGGCCAGCGAGTCCCTGGTGTTCGAGACCCCCCCTATTGTTGATAATGTGACGCAGATTCAAGAGGACGTCAAAGCTGACCCAGCCCCAGTTGAGCTACTAGTCGACGAGGACGCCgcgggggaagaggaggaggctggagACGCTCCTGATACTCGTCCTGTCGCGGAAGCCGAAGCGGCGCCTACTGTCAAGCCCGCTCTATTTGGCGCCGCCGCTCAGGTTGTGCCCCGTCATTCCCCTATcctcgatgacgaggaggatgacgaggaggacatgTCCGGTGCCATTCAGGTAATGCAAGACGAATTGAGATCGGTCTACTCCGCAGCCATGTCTCGTGCCAACGCACAATATTCCGAGGCATTGTCGGCTGTCTCAGCCCAGATCCACGGCACTCCCCTTCCTGCTCATCAACAGATGCTCGCCTCGGTGACGTCTGCTTACAACAAGGCCATGGCCTCAGCAAGCTCTCGGATGGACGTTGCGCTCGAGGCTGTGTCGACTCAGTTGCGCGGGACACCAaccaagacgaagaagaacaTCATGCCCCCGGTCGTCATTCCGACTGTCCCAGTGCCCAGTGTCGATTGGGCTCGTATCGAGTCCATTGCCTCAGAACGCCTCGAACAGGGCCGGTCTTGGGCGCTAGAGCAGTACGAAAGTGCCAAGACTGCAGCTGGTCTGGccaccccaacaccttcCACCCCAGCTGAACATGTCAACAAGCTTCTGGACAACGCCCGGCACAATTACTACGCCGGTCTCGGCCTCGCGCATGCCAGGTATTCCGAGTTTTTGTCGGCAGCCAGCGCAGCCGTGAGCTCCATGACGGCCACCCCTACACCGACTGATCTTGCCGGTACTGCTTCTTCGCTTGCTTCGGTCGCCAGCGAGTccgcggctgctgctgccgctgccgttgGCGAGTCTGCTTCTTCGGCCGCTTCAGTGGCCAGCGAGTCGGCTGCTTCTGCCGCTTCGGCAGCTAGTGTGGCTGCCGCTTCTGCTGCGTCGGCGGCAAGCGAGTCTGGTgcctctgctgcttctgTCATTGGGTCAGGTGCATCCTCTATTGCGGCTGCTGCCAGTGCAGGAGTTTCCTCCGCCGCATCGGTTGCCGGCGAGAACGTCTCTTCTGTGGCTGCCGCCGGATACGagcaagctgctgctgcagctGACTACGTGGCTGATGGCTGGGATGTCATTGTCACCAAGATCAGCATACAGGTCTACGGTGCTCCAGCCCCTACTCCATGGTACGAAGCTTTCTACAGCGGTGTTGGCGAGTATGCTTCCTCTGCCTCGGCGGCAGCTGGTGACGGGGCGGGGTCAGTAACGAGTGCCGCTGCTGTGGCCAGTGATGCGGCCGCTCAACGCTATGAGGCCGTGAGCGCGCTCGTGTCTGAACTCTTGGTCGGCAAGGAACCAACATTCTCCGAAAGCGTGGTGTCCAGGCTAAATGCTGCTTATGCCACCGGCACCAACGTTGTTGGCTCAGCCGCCAGCGCCGCTAGCGAAGTGGTCGGTGAGGCCGGCGAGAAGGTCAGAAGCGTCGGTGAGAAGGTGGCAAGTGTTGCGAGCGAAGCGACCGAAgcggtcaaggagaaggttCAGGGCCATGATGAACTGTGA
- a CDS encoding uncharacterized protein (EggNog:ENOG503NWVQ; COG:A; BUSCO:EOG09260DFJ) has product MADPQLLGPFPPPDPDRFPNTRLRSHLLRPDSTPQEPQPSHSTNDPDTCRICRGEGTPEEPLFYPCRCSGSIKHVHQDCLMEWLSHSQKKHCELCKTPFRFTKLYDPNMPRSLPWHVFASHMAKYFFANMLLWMRASLVMLVWFGALPYVMRNVWSMLFWFSDDACIAKSTSVAAQASNEHSATSTILRLLFGAPDTSGAVSTEAVAIPTRNNSLLSGVQFLRNLTRHPWLNDKVIEVLEGLIITILVIACFILIILVRDYVVQQQPEINMRAAFAAAENAPHPAPPQEPLARPELPPVEEEHHDNPAQWEDLQGQWDPAIVEPPPHLALEARRQIALARLQAHERRLQRQWAEPEARYQARYAGDDHAPAHEAAENNPNSLATGSRNSSPFLPSPSFLPRAELDAIVNGGEAADVKSRHLHDFLAIYQRAKGDPHRILEIAREQGAEERLDYWLALTRSLLDRQNRTVAGADDHSDASSAAENTPASSTDARFENMDSPPFGGLRPATQAMEWKTFLAGEDNFGPRHDRKGKGVLREDSDGESTHTEDSERPLASPLRPRANTDGPKISDTIHPLANNSWSFQTLTEQEPDGMLNDQHGTKSTSSGHSTFGSPKQPASRQDAASAFFKTPRFTEAAFELDQTTQSVPHLSSRAEEELPVDHLTSGQESSADFWDMTSGAEAAQPETTPPPALPENGEDADAQAEPQTPNPPAPRPQPVGIVDRLADFMWRDVDEIDPAELAAADVLQFDVGEGDLANDEVEEDDPEVPQRDREVVEAAVAAGLDPDAIEDAEDLEGILELLGMRGPVAGLFQNAIFCSFLVSITVFLGIVVPYNIGRMTVWMVANPIRPARMLFGLCMLVQDIAIVLFGLAVLFGAKALLLLTKVAPSLLGSVVDLLTTTSAMSYGTMMSASNRVGSSFFAEIVHISGTEIQNFSAISHEALLQLKGHISLGFAALVTAVDYLFSGDYAEKSSDIMSFMEGLATNTMGCLKQLPGILTNPNSWVLNLSVPDSTSVAFDAELAQWSGTDRLWAIVAGYVAISIIAGLYLRRGSPFFTGPTGQDWEASIIDGLNQASGVMKVILIIGIEMLAFPLYCGLLLDLALLPLFAGATIRSRVLFTMNYPVTSIFVHWFVGTGYMFHFALFVSMCRKIMRKGVLYFIRDPDDPEFHPIRDVLERSVATQLRKILFSALVYGALVMVCLGGVVWGLALSASSVLPIHYSSNEPMLEFPVDLLFYNFLMPLAVRHFKPSDGLHAMYTWWFRKCARGLRVTWFLFGERRIDEEGKLVLKSDSPDAALPWWRTLFLEVNNDQVRAKQWANPFEPSPEKPTVMRTEDALLWNTNKKALVESGQLIPDGRYVRAPCSDQVKIPKGKRVFLDVSEDNERQDEAAPTDLYNSEEFQFVYVPPHFRLRVFLFITFIWAFAAITGIGFTIVPLVFGRWMFRSLLPSHIHTNDIYAFSIGIYILGSAAYAAFHAPSIYRAAHDWVDSFTRTVVNGEAVRPMVDAGIRVAKIIYAHVFYHIVFPLMLASLVELYLLTPVNEILYGALPKKRADASELAPIMAPGAELNPKHTVRLVQAWTIGLLYLNLINRIINRWFSGTRLAAAVMAIFRRGWLHPDVSILTRAFIVPGLILWSSAVIAPLLLARLGVANGLHEAMLHSSYGTPLVGHAELSHAYKVLIYRLSYPVMAVLAVCAVVLWSMFGVFKRWNMRIRDEAYLIGERLHNFGASVGNSTPKGKAAAWRGAPGRI; this is encoded by the exons atggcggaCCCCCAACTTCTGGGCCCCTTTCCGCCCCCCGACCCAGATCGATTTCCAAACACTAGGCTGCGAAGCCATCTTCTCAGGCCAGACTCGACGCCGCAAGAACCGCAACCATCACATTCTACGAATGATCCAGATACATGTCGAATATGTCGCGGAGAGGGGACGCCTGAAGAACCGCTCTTCTACCCATGCCGGTGCAGTGGCAGTATCAAGCACGTCCACCAGGACTGCTTGATGGAGTGGCTCTCCCATTCACAAAAGAAACATTGCGAGCTTTGCAAGACGCCCTTCCGCTTCACCAAGCTCTACGATCCAAATATGCCCAGATCGTTGCCATGGCACGTCTTTGCCAGCCACATGGCCAAATATTTCTTCGCCAACATGCTGCTGTGGATGAGAGCGTCGCTGGTTATGctggtttggtttggagCCTTGCCGTACGTTATGAGGAATGTATGGAGCATGTTGTTCTGGTTTAGCGATGATG CATGCATCGCCAAAAGCACCTCTGTTGCCGCTCAGGCCTCCAACGAGCACTCGGCCACTTCTACCATTTTACGTCTATTGTTTGGAGCACCCGATACATCTGGCGCTGTTTCCACCGAGGCGGTTGCTATCCCAACTAGGAACAACTCCCTTTTGAGCGGCGTCCAATTTCTTCGCAACTTGACGCGGCATCCTTGGCTAAACGACAAGGTCATAGAGGTCCTCGAGGGCCTGATTATAACAATTCTGGTTATTGCTTGCTTCATTCTCATCATCTTGGTCAGAGACTATGTCGTTCAACAACAGCCCGAGATCAATATGCGTGCTGCGTTTGCAGCTGCTGAAAATGCACCGCATCCCGCACCACCACAGGAGCCCCTGGCACGACCGGAACTCCCACctgtcgaggaggaacaTCATGACAACCCTGCTCAGTGGGAGGATCTACAGGGCCAGTGGGATCCCGCCATTGTCGAACCACCTCCGCACTTGGCACTGGAGGCCAGGCGCCAGATTGCGTTGGCTCGCTTGCAAGCTCATGAAAGACGGCTTCAAAGACAGTGGGCAGAACCCGAAGCTCGATATCAAGCAAGGTATGCGGGTGACGACCATGCTCCTGCACACGAGGCTGCTGAGAATAATCCAAATAGCTTGGCTACTGGCTCACGAAATAGTTCGCCCTTTTTGCCATCGCCCTCCTTCCTTCCAAGAGCGGAACTGGACGCCATCGTCAATGGTGGTGAAGCTGCTGACGTGAAAAGTCGGCACCTCCATGACTTCCTTGCCATCTATCAGCGTGCCAAGGGAGATCCCCATCGCATTCTCGAAATTGCCAGAGAACAAGGGGCTGAGGAGCGACTGGATTACTGGCTGGCCCTTACGAGGTCGCTGCTGGATCGTCAAAACCGTACTGTGGCCGGTGCCGATGACCACTCGGACGCCAGCAGCGCTGCTGAGAATACTCCAGCATCGAGCACGGATGCTCGCTTCGAGAATATGGATTCTCCACCGTTTGGAGGCCTTCGTCCAGCCACCCAGGCTATGGAGTGGAAGACCTTTTTGGCCGGCGAAGACAATTTTGGACCCCGACATGATAGAAAAGGCAAGGGCGTACTAAGGGAGGATTCCGACGGTGAAAGCACCCACACCGAAGACAGTGAAAGACCTTTGGCAAGCCCGCTTCGACCAAGGGCCAACACAGATGGTCCCAAAATTAGCGATACAATCCACCCCTTGGCCAACAATAGCTGGTCGTTCCAGACCTTGACAGAACAAGAGCCTGATGGGATGTTAAATGACCAACACGGGACTAAGTCGACATCTTCGGGACACTCGACTTTCGGATCACCCAAACAACCGGCGTCTCGACAAGATGCTGCGTCTGCCTTCTTCAAGACGCCCAGATTCACCGAGGCTGCATTCGAACTTGACCAGACCACCCAGTCTGTGCCGCATCTGAGCAGCAGGGCTGAGGAAGAACTGCCAGTTGATCATTTGACTTCAGGACAGGAATCAAGCGCCGATTTTTGGGACATGACCTCGGGTGCTGAAGCGGCCCAGCCAGAGACAACCCCTCCGCCAGCCTTACCAgagaatggggaggatgCCGATGCGCAGGCCGAGCCACAAACCCCGAATCCGCCAGCCCCGCGCCCCCAGCCCGTAGGCATTGTCGACAGACTTGCTGATTTTATGTGGCGGGATGTGGATGAAATAGACCCGGCTGAGCTTGCTGCAGCTGACGTTCTGCAATTCGACGTGGGGGAAGGTGATCTCGCCAACGATGAGGTAGAAGAGGACGACCCCGAAGTGCCACAGCGAGATAGAGAGGTGGTTGAAGCTGCTGTGGCAGCTGGGCTGGATCCAGACGCGATCGAAGATGCTGAGGACTTGGAAGGGATCCTGGAGCTCCTCGGTATGCGAGGTCCCGTCGCTGGCTTATTTCAGAATGCCATATTCTGCTCTTTTCTCGTATCTATTACCGTCTTCCTCGGTATCGTAGTCCCCTACAATATCGGGCGTATGACAGTTTGGATGGTCGCGAATCCTATTCGACCGGCGCGGATGCTCTTCGGCTTATGCATGCTCGTTCAGGACATCGCCATTGTATTGTTCGGATTAGCAGTTTTGTTCGGCGCGAAGGCTCTTCTCTTGCTCACGAAAGTCGCCCCCAGTTTGCTTGGCTCTGTGGTCGACCTTCTCACAACCACGTCGGCCATGTCCTATGGCACCATGATGAGTGCTTCCAACAGAGTGGGGAGCAGTTTCTTTGCCGAAATCGTTCACATTTCTGGCACTGAGATACAAAACTTCTCTGCCATCAGTCATGAGGCATTGCTTCAACTGAAGGGCCACATTAGTCTGGGGTTCGCTGCACTTGTCACAGCGGTGGACTACCTCTTCTCCGGTGATTACGCCGAAAAGAGCTCCGACATCATGTCATTCATGGAAGGGCTCGCTACGAATACGATGGGATGCTTGAAGCAACTCCCCGgcatcctcaccaaccccaactctTGGGTACTTAACCTCAGCGTGCCAGATTCTACGTCAGTGGCCTTTGATGCAGAACTTGCTCAGTGGAGCGGCACCGACAGACTCTGGGCTATCGTGGCTGGTTATGTTGCCATCTCCATCATTGCTGGTCTCTACTTGCGACGAGGAAGCCCCTTTTTTACGGGTCCAACAGGTCAGGATTGGGAAGCATCCATTATTGATGGCCTCAACCAAGCTAGTGGCGTCATGAAGGTGATCCTGATCATTGGTATCGAGATGCTCGCCTTCCCGCTCTATTGTGGGCTGCTGCTCGACCTCGCCTTGCTGCCCCTTTTCGCGGGCGCCACGATTAGGTCAAGGGTCCTCTTCACCATGAACTACCCGGTCACATCCATCTTCGTTCACTGGTTTGTCGGAACAGGGTACATGTTTCACTTTGCCCTTTTCGTCTCCATGTGTAGAAAGATCATGCGTAAAGGGGTTCTCTACTTTATCCGCGACCCCGACGACCCGGAGTTCCACCCGATCCGCGATGTTCTGGAGCGCAGTGTCGCGACTCAGCTGCGCAAAATCCTGTTTTCTGCCTTGGTTTATGGCGCACTCGTCATGGTTTGCCTAGGCGGCGTCGTCTGGGGGCTTGCCCTTTCTGCTTCGAGCGTTCTACCGATCCACTACTCGTCCAATGAGCCTATGCTGGAATTTCCCGTCGATCTGCTCTTTTACAACTTCCTCATGCCACTGGCAGTTCGTCACTTCAAGCCCAGTGATGGTCTACATGCCATGTACACGTGGTGGTTTCGGAAATGTGCTCGAGGCTTGAGGGTGACTTGGTTCTTATTTGGGGAGCGTCGCATCGATGAAGAAGGCAAACTTGTACTGAAGAGCGACTCACCCGATGCGGCCCTGCCGTGGTGGCGGACATTGTTCCTTGAAGTGAATAACGACCAAGTGCGGGCAAAGCAGTGGGCCAACCCTTTCGAGCCCAGCCCGGAGAAACCGACCGTCATGCGAACGGAAGACGCTCTCTTGTGGAACACAAACAAGAAGGCCCTCGTCGAGTCAGGCCAACTCATCCCTGACGGACGCTATGTTCGGGCGCCATGCTCTGATCAGGTCAAAATTCCCAAGGGCAAGAGGGTGTTTCTCGACGTATCCGAAGATAACGAGCGACAAGACGAGGCTGCACCAACTGACCTGTACAACTCTGAAGAGTTTCAATTCGTCTATGTGCCGCCCCATTTTAGGCTCCGggtcttcctcttcatcacttTCATCTGGGCCTTCGCCGCCATCACGGGTATTGGTTTCACCATCGTACCGCTCGTCTTTGGCCGTTGGATGTTTAGATCTCTTCTTCCCAGTCACATTCATACCAACGATATCTATGCTTTCAGCATCGGCATCTACATTTTGGGCTCTGCTGCTTATGCCGCATTTCATGCGCCGTCCATCTACCGTGCCGCACACGATTGGGTCGACAGCTTTACAAGGACCGTCGTCAATGGGGAGGCTGTCCGGCCAATGGTTGATGCAGGCATCCGGGTTGCCAAGATTATTTACGCGCACGTCTTTTACCATATCGTCTTTCCCCTCATGCTTGCCTCATTGGTGGAGTTGTATCTTTTGACGCCGGTGAATGAGATCCTATATGGTGCCCTACCTAAGAAGCGAGCTGATGCTTCTGAGCTTGCGCCCATCATGGCGCCGGGTGCTGAACTCAATCCGAAGCATACTGTTCGTTTGGTCCAGGCTTGGACCATTGGCCTGCTCtatctcaacctcatcaaccgGATCATCAACCGCTGGTTTTCGGGTACCCGCCTTGCTGCAGCCGTGATGGCTATCTTCCGGCGTGGCTGGCTGCATCCAGATGTCTCCATCCTGACTCGGGCTTTCATCGTTCCTGGACTCATTCTCTGGAGCAGTGCCGTCATCGCGCCGCTCCTCCTTGCCAGACTTGGCGTGGCCAACGGGCTACATGAGGCCATGCTTCACTCATCGTATGGCACACCTCTTGTCGGCCATGCCGAGTTAAGCCATGCATACAAGGTCCTCATCTACCGTCTGAGTTACCCCGTCATGGCTGTGTTGGCTGTCTGTGCAGTTGTGCTCTGGAGTATGTTTGGTGTGTTCAAGAGGTGGAACATGCGTATAAGAGACGAGGCATATCTAATCGGGGAAAGGTTGCATAACTTTGGGGCGTCGGTGGGAAATAGCACCCCAAAGGGGAAGGCCGCAGCTTGGAGAGGCGCTCCGGGAAGGATATAG
- a CDS encoding uncharacterized protein (EggNog:ENOG503NYZR; COG:P), which translates to MSAPLLDSSDIETNRQDAEYEKFQPQAADARAPASHRPAPPIPRRSMRRRPSSVSPQNPYLYEGREQRGEQRRLSRLSISSDDASPSLDQLRNPEKDDLAHDLQLDSRAPTLQGSISGTSLPYAVPERRRLSRLPTDHELKPSPEDIEATAAITAAKNDALDSRPSPSPTPSPGHPHDHTHPRPPLSLRSRLKHFTWAWYTLSMSTGGLSLLIHAQPHQFPSLTPVLGLAVYILNIILFTLITSLLLARFLLNTGSFVASITHPREGFFVPTFLLSIATLITSTQKYCIPSHIQSWDGERQGLRWAIQIAFWIYVALSTCLAVAQYSFVFGRRHSFSLQTMMPTWILPIFPVMLSGTIASVIASTQPPAMALPIIVSGLSCQGLGISVAAMMYAHMVGRLMQSGLPDREHRPGLFMCVGPPSFTALAFIGLAQSLPGSFDANMDGLLDASIMLMMAIVGAGFLWALSFWWFAIAVLAVVQSPPRYFHLGWWASVFPNTGFILATISLGKVFQNEFVLWFSTAISIVLVLVYGFVLFHCVRAVVVRDIAEMKTWKITDRHVGVHIDK; encoded by the exons ATGTCAGCACCATTGCTGGACAGTTCTGATATTGAAACCAACCGGCAGGACGCAGAATACGAAAAGTTCCAGCCACAAGCCGCAGACGCTAGAGCACCTGCATCCCATCGTCCCGCCCCCCCAATTCCCCGGCGGTCCATGCGCCGTCGACCCTCCAGCGTCTCTCCACAAAATCCGTACCTCTACGAAGGCCGCGAACAGAGAGGAGAGCAACGTCGTCTCAGTCGGCTATCGATCAGCTCTGACGATGCAAGCCCATCCCTTGATCAGTTACGGAACCCAGAAAAAGACGATCTGGCCCACGATCTCCAGCTCGATTCCCGGGCGCCCACTCTACAGGGCTCCATCTCGGGCACGAGTTTGCCATATGCCGTTCCCGAACGACGCCGACTGAGTCGCCTCCCCACTGATCACGAGCTCAAGCCATCCCCAGAGGACATCGAAGCTACCGCCGCTATCACAGCCGCCAAAAATGACGCGCTCGACAGCCgaccctcaccatctcctaCCCCCTCTCCGGGCCATCCTCACGACCACACCCATCCCCGtccacctctctctctacGTTCCCGCCTCAAACACTTTACCTGGGCATGGTACACCCTCTCTATGTCCACTGGtggcctctccctcctcatccatgcCCAACCCCACCAGTTCCCCTCCCTTACCCCGGTCCTCGGCCTAGCAGTCTAcatcctcaacatcatcctcttcaccctcatcacctccctcctttTGGCtcgcttcctcctcaacaccggCAGTTTCGTCGcctccatcacccacccccgCGAAGGCTTCTTCGTCCCCACTTTCCTGCTCTCGATCGCAACCTTGATCACCTCAACACAAAAATACTGcatcccctcccacatccaATCATGGGACGGTGAACGCCAGGGGCTCCGCTGGGCCATCCAAATCGCTTTTTGGATCTACGTCGCCCTGTCAACCTGCCTAGCAGTAGCACAATACTCCTTCGTCTTTGGCCGCCGGCACTCCTTCAGCCTTCAAACCATGATGCCGACTTGgatcctccccatcttccccgTCATGCTCTCGGGCACCATCGCCTCCGTCATCGCCTCCACCCAACCGCCCGCCATggccctccccatcatcgtcagcGGCCTCAGCTGTCAGGGGTTGGGCATCAGCGTCGCGGCAATGATGTACGCCCACATGGTCGGCCGGCTGATGCAGTCGGGCCTTCCAGACAGGGAGCACAGGCCGGGGTTGTTCATGTGCGTCGGCCCGCCGAGTTTCACCGCGCTGGCATTTATCGGGCTTGCTCAGTCCCTCCCGGGGAGCTTCGACGCCAACATGGACGGGTTGCTCGACGCGAGCATCATGCTCATGATGGCCATCGTCGGGGCCGGGTTCCTCTGGGCGCTGAGCTTCTGGTGGTTTGCCATTGCCGTGCTGGCCGTGGTGCAGAGCCCACCGAGGTACTTCCAcctggggtggtgggcgTCGGTGTTTCCAAACACGGGCTTTATCCTGGCCACCATCTCTCTGGGGAAGGTGTTTCAGAACGAGTTCGTCCTGTGGTTTTCGACGGCCATCTCGATTGTTTTGGTGTTGGTCTATGGATTTGTTCTGTTCCACTGTGTCAgggcagtggtggtgagagacATC GCCGAGATGAAGACGTGGAAGATCACTGATCGGCATGTCGGCGTGCACATagataaataa